In Pseudomonadota bacterium, a genomic segment contains:
- a CDS encoding peptidylprolyl isomerase produces the protein MNRFVVAALLALIIIFPRISNCEIVDRVIAIVNDDLITLKELEQYVHVEKHGKYVSVNEYFRNIQLLEKIGALIDNLLIKQQAKKFKIDVSNKEIDSIINNIKKQYLITEEELKEQLKKDNVNFKDFVEGLKTNLLRSKVLSQVISPEVLVTDNNLIEFYNKHIVDYKEEVYRLRQIFISNNQKDPQNKAMTAYNQLKEGKPFESIAKEFSDDPSGLDGGDIGLVKSEDLIPELKGAVRTLTPGEYTSVIRTPYGFLILKLIETKQGETVAFETVKDKIHERIIQEESEKKYKEYINKLRKSSYIEVKI, from the coding sequence ATGAACCGTTTTGTTGTAGCAGCGCTGCTTGCCCTGATAATTATTTTCCCGCGCATTTCCAACTGTGAAATAGTCGACAGGGTTATTGCCATCGTTAACGATGATTTAATAACCCTGAAGGAATTGGAACAATATGTCCACGTTGAAAAACACGGCAAATATGTATCCGTAAACGAGTATTTCAGGAACATCCAGTTGCTTGAAAAGATAGGTGCACTGATAGATAACCTGCTGATAAAACAGCAAGCAAAAAAATTTAAAATTGATGTATCCAATAAAGAAATTGACTCCATTATAAACAATATTAAAAAGCAATATCTTATTACCGAAGAGGAACTGAAGGAACAACTCAAAAAAGACAATGTCAATTTTAAAGATTTTGTTGAAGGCTTGAAAACAAACTTACTTCGGTCTAAGGTGCTATCGCAGGTAATTTCCCCGGAGGTTCTTGTTACAGACAATAATTTGATAGAGTTTTACAACAAACATATAGTTGATTACAAAGAAGAAGTTTACAGGCTAAGACAGATATTCATTTCAAATAATCAAAAAGATCCGCAAAATAAGGCAATGACCGCGTACAACCAATTAAAGGAAGGAAAGCCCTTTGAATCAATTGCCAAAGAATTTTCCGATGACCCTTCCGGTCTTGACGGTGGCGATATAGGACTCGTTAAAAGCGAAGATCTTATACCGGAATTGAAAGGGGCAGTGCGGACTCTCACGCCGGGCGAATATACGAGTGTCATACGAACCCCCTATGGATTTCTTATCCTGAAGCTCATCGAAACAAAACAGGGCGAAACTGTTGCCTTTGAGACAGTAAAAGATAAAATTCATGAAAGGATAATTCAGGAGGAATCTGAGAAAAAATACAAAGAATATATCAATAAACTGCGCAAATCTTCATATATTGAGGTCAAAATCTGA
- a CDS encoding TRAP transporter substrate-binding protein, protein MKVKGLLLIFVAFTLLSGFYLTMPKESYSQAVITLKYANFPPAPTFPCVQMERWAKEVEKRTNGKVKVQTFPGGTLLPAKNIFDGVISGMADIGNFAMSYQPGRFPISEAVDLPVGFSSAKAASLALLDLVEKYNAKEFDKVKILTMFTCPPANIMTKIPVKSLKDLKGLELRVGGTQADIIKNLGGIPVAMPQSDTPEAIQKGVVKGHVSSMEVLKDFNYAAYTPNATIANLWVVTFAVVMNKDKWNSLPADVKKLFDDMKREQAEWTGKYVDDHVQESLAWAKEKYNLQIFELPAADKAEIPKLLNPIIDAYVKKVNALGLPGEQIVKDVLALKAKYEKQYK, encoded by the coding sequence ATGAAAGTGAAAGGTTTATTGTTAATTTTTGTAGCATTTACTCTTTTATCAGGTTTTTATCTCACCATGCCTAAAGAATCTTACAGCCAAGCAGTAATAACGCTTAAATACGCAAACTTCCCGCCTGCTCCGACATTCCCGTGCGTCCAGATGGAAAGATGGGCAAAAGAAGTGGAAAAAAGGACTAATGGAAAGGTCAAGGTACAAACCTTTCCCGGTGGGACGCTACTACCCGCCAAAAACATATTTGACGGGGTTATTTCAGGGATGGCCGATATCGGGAACTTCGCAATGAGTTACCAGCCCGGCCGTTTCCCTATCTCGGAGGCTGTTGACCTGCCGGTGGGATTTTCAAGTGCAAAAGCAGCAAGTCTTGCCCTTCTTGACCTTGTTGAAAAATACAATGCCAAGGAATTTGACAAGGTGAAAATCCTTACCATGTTTACATGTCCACCTGCAAATATTATGACAAAAATTCCGGTTAAATCATTAAAAGACCTAAAGGGATTGGAATTGAGGGTAGGAGGGACCCAGGCAGACATAATAAAAAATCTGGGCGGTATACCGGTCGCTATGCCACAGTCTGACACACCCGAAGCAATTCAAAAAGGTGTGGTTAAGGGACATGTATCTTCAATGGAAGTTCTTAAAGATTTTAATTATGCTGCTTATACTCCCAATGCAACAATAGCAAATCTGTGGGTTGTTACCTTTGCCGTTGTTATGAATAAAGATAAATGGAACTCACTTCCTGCGGATGTGAAGAAACTCTTTGATGATATGAAACGCGAGCAGGCTGAATGGACAGGTAAATATGTGGACGACCATGTACAGGAATCGCTTGCCTGGGCAAAAGAGAAGTATAATCTTCAGATCTTTGAACTTCCGGCTGCTGACAAAGCAGAGATCCCAAAACTCCTGAATCCCATCATAGATGCGTATGTAAAGAAGGTAAATGCCCTGGGCCTGCCAGGTGAGCAAATAGTAAAAGATGTTCTGGCATTAAAGGCAAAATACGAAAAACAATACAAGTAA
- a CDS encoding 1-(5-phosphoribosyl)-5-[(5-phosphoribosylamino)methylideneamino] imidazole-4-carboxamide isomerase codes for MKALFAMDLIDNKAVRLVKGDFTKVTVYSNDPVAKIEEMIDRGARDFHIIDLDGARTGKRVHHEIIKNVRLKVDGYMETGGGIRTEDDIKYYSGMGVDGIIVGTQALEDDSFFQGLSIFSNIILGLDLLEGKPMSRGWKTTVDKDVREILEASERIGIMAVLCTSIARDGMLSGPDYEGMETLLKMTKLPVIASGGVTSIDDVKRLKDMGAWAAILGKAVYEGLIKIEEAVKYAD; via the coding sequence ATGAAAGCTCTTTTCGCAATGGATTTAATAGATAACAAAGCCGTCAGACTGGTAAAGGGGGATTTTACAAAGGTAACCGTTTACAGCAACGACCCTGTGGCAAAGATCGAAGAGATGATTGATAGAGGGGCGCGGGATTTCCATATCATTGACCTTGATGGTGCAAGGACAGGAAAACGTGTCCACCATGAGATTATTAAAAACGTCCGGCTAAAAGTAGACGGTTATATGGAAACAGGCGGGGGAATAAGAACTGAAGACGACATTAAGTACTATTCCGGGATGGGTGTAGATGGCATCATTGTGGGTACTCAGGCCCTTGAGGATGACAGTTTTTTCCAGGGGTTGTCCATATTCAGCAACATTATCCTCGGTCTTGACCTCCTCGAAGGCAAGCCTATGTCGCGTGGATGGAAAACAACGGTTGATAAGGATGTAAGAGAGATTCTTGAAGCATCGGAGCGCATCGGCATTATGGCTGTCCTGTGTACAAGCATAGCAAGGGACGGTATGTTGTCAGGCCCTGATTACGAAGGTATGGAGACGCTCCTGAAGATGACGAAACTCCCCGTTATAGCAAGCGGCGGAGTTACAAGCATTGATGACGTGAAGCGATTGAAGGATATGGGCGCATGGGCAGCTATTCTGGGAAAAGCCGTGTACGAAGGATTGATAAAGATTGAAGAGGCAGTGAAATATGCTGACTAA
- the pdxA gene encoding 4-hydroxythreonine-4-phosphate dehydrogenase PdxA has product MTMGDPAGIGGEVALKSLRSICRNSIPVLIGDIKPVNYLSKYLFKDKVFNFKCFKQGRPGDIEFIDLGLIDSVRFGIIDAKYGNASYQYIIEALKLIFSGDVSAIVTCPINKTSIRSAGIPFMGHTELLAHFGGVKDYIMMMVNRSMRVSLVTIHIPLKDVPDSLNVDNIFTCISVTCRSMTGYFNIKKPRIKVCGLNPHAGEQGIMGSEEIMIHEAISRARSLNIDVEGPFPADTLFHKVDCDAYIAMYHDQGLIPVKTTGFEKTVNITLGLPFIRTSPGHGTGYNIAGKGTADPSGLIEAYRVAEKMIT; this is encoded by the coding sequence ATAACAATGGGCGACCCCGCAGGAATCGGCGGGGAAGTTGCTTTGAAATCTCTAAGGAGCATCTGCAGAAACAGCATCCCGGTCCTGATAGGCGATATAAAACCTGTTAATTATCTATCAAAATATCTCTTTAAAGATAAGGTATTCAACTTTAAATGTTTTAAGCAGGGCAGACCGGGAGATATTGAATTTATTGACCTTGGACTGATAGATAGTGTCCGATTCGGCATAATTGATGCAAAATACGGTAATGCTTCTTATCAATATATCATAGAGGCACTGAAACTTATTTTTTCAGGAGATGTCTCCGCAATCGTTACATGCCCAATAAATAAAACGTCTATCCGTTCTGCAGGCATTCCCTTTATGGGCCATACAGAACTTCTTGCACATTTCGGGGGAGTCAAGGACTATATTATGATGATGGTTAACAGGAGCATGCGCGTATCCCTCGTGACGATTCATATTCCTCTCAAGGATGTTCCAGACTCTCTCAACGTTGACAATATATTTACATGCATCTCTGTCACCTGCCGATCCATGACAGGATATTTCAACATTAAAAAGCCCCGGATTAAAGTATGCGGGCTCAACCCTCATGCAGGCGAACAGGGTATTATGGGCAGCGAAGAGATCATGATCCATGAAGCGATATCCAGGGCAAGGTCCTTAAATATAGATGTTGAAGGTCCGTTTCCGGCAGATACATTATTCCACAAAGTAGACTGCGACGCCTATATTGCCATGTATCACGACCAGGGACTTATCCCGGTAAAGACTACCGGCTTCGAAAAGACGGTGAATATTACGCTGGGACTGCCGTTTATTCGTACTTCACCGGGGCATGGTACAGGTTACAATATAGCCGGCAAAGGCACAGCAGACCCGTCAGGCTTAATAGAAGCTTACAGGGTAGCCGAGAAGATGATTACCTGA
- a CDS encoding TRAP transporter large permease encodes MEGPIVGVYGIVIMFAVLFLLKIPAAFTMALIGFLGVAYVTSVEAALGMIGIDLWNIFSSYGLTVIPMFILVGEFAHYGGYNTSLYSATHKWFGHYKGGLAITTIMACAIFSAISGSNTATAATMSTVAIPEMKKYNYHPQLSAGSVAAGATLGVLIPPSIVLVVYGIYTGQSIGKLFFGNVIPSAILTVLIAATVVYICWRHPDWGPKGPKSTWLQRIKAIPDLLDIFILFALIMYALFTGVVTATEAAAASCAVALVLCLIRRKLSWKGFLASIVDTLRISCLVFMIVAGAVVFSRFLAVTRLPFEAANLISSLALPNWVLFWIIMLCYIIGGCVMDALAFLLVSLPIFYPIVMAMGYDPIWFGQVICIVTTMGSIMPPIGICCYVVAGMAKDIPLATVFRGSLYYLPSYIISIIILMLFPYATVLILSNLVR; translated from the coding sequence ATGGAAGGTCCTATTGTCGGAGTATATGGCATCGTTATCATGTTTGCTGTCCTGTTTTTACTCAAGATACCTGCCGCCTTTACCATGGCGCTGATAGGTTTTCTTGGGGTGGCATATGTGACATCCGTGGAGGCTGCCCTTGGAATGATAGGCATAGACCTATGGAATATTTTCTCGAGTTATGGACTTACAGTTATCCCGATGTTTATCCTGGTCGGTGAATTTGCCCATTATGGCGGGTATAACACCAGTCTCTACAGCGCTACTCACAAGTGGTTCGGCCATTACAAGGGCGGTCTTGCAATAACAACAATCATGGCGTGCGCCATCTTTTCAGCAATAAGCGGTTCCAATACGGCAACCGCCGCAACTATGAGCACTGTAGCAATACCGGAGATGAAAAAGTATAACTACCACCCTCAACTGAGTGCCGGCTCTGTTGCTGCCGGGGCAACACTCGGTGTTCTTATACCTCCGAGTATAGTACTCGTTGTGTATGGAATTTATACAGGTCAGTCTATAGGAAAGCTCTTTTTTGGAAATGTGATACCCAGCGCTATACTTACCGTTTTAATCGCGGCAACTGTTGTTTATATTTGCTGGCGACATCCTGACTGGGGTCCAAAAGGACCTAAGAGCACATGGCTTCAAAGAATAAAAGCTATTCCCGATCTACTTGACATTTTTATTCTTTTTGCCCTCATCATGTATGCCCTCTTTACAGGCGTTGTTACTGCCACAGAAGCAGCGGCTGCAAGCTGTGCAGTTGCTCTGGTTTTGTGTCTAATAAGGAGAAAACTCTCCTGGAAAGGTTTTCTTGCATCTATAGTAGATACGCTTCGCATCTCATGTCTCGTATTCATGATTGTTGCCGGCGCTGTGGTGTTCAGTCGTTTCCTTGCTGTCACAAGACTGCCCTTTGAGGCAGCCAACCTGATCAGCTCCCTGGCTTTGCCAAACTGGGTTCTCTTCTGGATAATTATGCTGTGCTATATAATAGGTGGATGCGTAATGGATGCCCTTGCTTTTCTCCTCGTATCCCTTCCCATATTCTATCCGATTGTTATGGCAATGGGTTATGACCCGATATGGTTTGGACAGGTCATCTGTATTGTAACAACAATGGGCTCGATCATGCCGCCTATCGGCATCTGTTGTTATGTTGTGGCAGGCATGGCAAAGGATATACCACTCGCAACAGTGTTTAGAGGGAGTTTATACTATTTACCTTCATATATCATTTCGATCATAATCCTTATGCTTTTTCCTTATGCAACTGTCCTTATACTGTCAAACCTTGTGAGATAA
- the hisI gene encoding phosphoribosyl-AMP cyclohydrolase — MEVIKWDEKGLVPVVVQDEKTKDVLMVAYMNNESFELTLKTGKAHYFSRSRQKLWLKGESSGHTQEVKSVRIDCDNDTILITVDQKVAACHTGYWSCFYRIWENGWNISGTKVFDEEKVYSDKDNK; from the coding sequence ATGGAAGTTATAAAATGGGATGAAAAAGGGCTTGTGCCTGTTGTTGTCCAGGACGAGAAAACAAAAGACGTATTGATGGTTGCATATATGAATAACGAGTCCTTTGAACTCACATTAAAAACAGGCAAGGCGCATTATTTTTCGAGGTCAAGACAGAAGCTGTGGCTTAAAGGCGAATCGTCAGGTCATACGCAGGAGGTAAAATCCGTTCGTATCGACTGTGATAACGATACGATTCTAATTACAGTTGACCAGAAAGTTGCTGCCTGCCATACAGGCTACTGGAGCTGTTTCTACAGAATATGGGAAAACGGCTGGAATATATCAGGCACAAAGGTCTTTGACGAAGAAAAGGTGTATAGCGATAAAGACAACAAATAA
- the hisF gene encoding imidazole glycerol phosphate synthase subunit HisF, producing MLTKRIIPCLDVMEGRVVKGINFLGLKDAGDPVDNAKTYEAEMADELCFLDITASHERRKTIIKVVEKVANEVFMPLTVGGGIRTIKDIREILLAGADKITVNTTAIESPEFIKEASETFGSQCICLAIDAKRSGDGFEVFTYGGRKSTGVDAVQWAKDAERLGAGEILLTSMDRDGTKIGYDIELTRAISEAVNIPVIASGGVGTLEHLYEGLVDAKADAVLAASIFHYREHTIIDAKQYLRDRGVAVRL from the coding sequence ATGCTGACTAAAAGAATTATCCCCTGTCTTGATGTGATGGAAGGCAGAGTGGTTAAAGGGATAAATTTTTTGGGACTTAAAGACGCAGGCGATCCTGTGGATAATGCAAAGACGTATGAAGCAGAAATGGCAGACGAACTATGCTTTCTTGATATAACCGCCTCTCATGAGAGAAGAAAAACGATCATTAAGGTTGTTGAAAAGGTTGCCAATGAGGTGTTTATGCCTCTTACTGTCGGGGGCGGAATACGGACAATCAAAGATATACGGGAGATACTTCTTGCCGGTGCAGACAAGATTACGGTAAACACAACTGCTATCGAGTCCCCTGAATTTATAAAAGAAGCGAGCGAGACATTCGGGAGCCAGTGTATTTGTCTTGCCATTGATGCGAAGAGAAGTGGCGATGGTTTTGAGGTTTTTACATATGGAGGACGAAAATCAACCGGCGTTGACGCTGTCCAGTGGGCAAAAGATGCGGAAAGGCTTGGGGCAGGCGAAATTTTGCTTACAAGTATGGATAGGGATGGGACAAAAATCGGTTATGACATAGAGCTTACAAGGGCTATTTCTGAAGCAGTAAATATCCCGGTAATTGCCTCAGGAGGGGTCGGCACGTTGGAACACTTATACGAAGGTCTTGTTGATGCAAAGGCTGATGCAGTCCTTGCCGCATCCATATTTCACTACAGGGAGCATACGATTATCGATGCCAAACAGTACCTGAGAGACAGGGGGGTGGCGGTAAGACTTTAA
- a CDS encoding peptidylprolyl isomerase, producing MKKFFICICLLFFVFSCSKKENGTTLVTIDNESITLEEFNKELDKIPTNMKMLVATQTGKKNYLDRLVVKKLLLREAKKEKVDSEKEFQDRLGDIKDQLLIESVLKKRINADTSITDGDLKKYYDTNKENFKRDREINTRHILVKTEGEAKQIQAKLQKGEDFIELAKKYSIDPQAGANGGELGYHPKGTLVPEYEEAVLKLAKVGQMSGIVKTKFGFHIIKLEGIKPPAYASFDEVKDFIKQKMAQEKQAELLDKYIGSLKKEAKITIKEELLKEVKPEAAAKPEAAAKPEVKPEAGAKPETKPEAGAKPEVKPEAGAKPGTQDKVEKPQTKDVAPAKK from the coding sequence ATGAAAAAATTTTTCATTTGTATTTGTCTGCTCTTTTTTGTTTTTTCCTGCTCAAAAAAGGAAAATGGCACAACCCTTGTAACTATCGACAATGAAAGCATAACCCTCGAGGAATTCAACAAAGAACTCGATAAAATACCAACAAACATGAAAATGCTTGTTGCCACCCAGACCGGCAAAAAAAATTATCTTGATAGACTGGTCGTCAAAAAACTCCTTCTCAGGGAAGCAAAGAAGGAAAAAGTTGACAGCGAGAAAGAGTTCCAGGACAGATTGGGCGATATAAAGGATCAGCTTCTTATAGAATCTGTATTAAAAAAGAGGATAAATGCCGATACAAGCATAACAGATGGAGATCTGAAAAAGTACTACGACACCAATAAAGAAAATTTTAAAAGGGACAGGGAAATAAATACCCGTCACATTCTTGTTAAAACTGAAGGAGAAGCAAAGCAGATACAGGCCAAACTTCAAAAAGGCGAAGACTTTATAGAGCTTGCAAAGAAATATTCGATTGATCCTCAGGCAGGTGCAAACGGCGGAGAGTTGGGGTATCATCCTAAAGGAACGCTTGTGCCTGAATATGAAGAAGCGGTGCTTAAGCTTGCGAAGGTTGGCCAGATGAGCGGGATTGTAAAGACCAAATTCGGTTTCCATATAATAAAATTGGAGGGTATAAAGCCACCCGCCTATGCTTCCTTTGATGAGGTAAAAGACTTTATAAAACAAAAAATGGCTCAGGAAAAACAGGCGGAGCTTTTAGATAAATATATAGGCAGCTTAAAAAAAGAAGCCAAGATTACAATAAAAGAAGAACTTCTGAAAGAAGTTAAACCGGAAGCAGCAGCAAAACCTGAGGCAGCAGCCAAACCGGAAGTTAAACCGGAAGCAGGCGCCAAACCGGAGACTAAACCTGAGGCAGGAGCCAAACCGGAAGTTAAACCGGAAGCAGGCGCCAAACCAGGGACACAGGACAAGGTTGAAAAACCACAAACCAAGGATGTTGCACCGGCTAAGAAATGA
- a CDS encoding NlpC/P60 family protein, whose translation MEITDKILIVTVPVADLRGKPVDAKPAYIHDDLQETQVLYNETLWYLDEIDDWYYVEAMEQQKNTYRGYPGWIRKAGVAMINALATYNAVVKNKTARILKSQSENAGILMTVSIGTKFTVNETANKEYYAVILADNKRGYISKDDVNGTEANLNERMLRKAIVSTGRLFLGTPYLWGGRSMFMTQLPGGRQKVDNSIFNIQRSTPNAINTGVDCSGLTNLVYRVNNIDIPRDAQEQWMATKKVSCNRLKPGDLIFVSAEDRPDFINHVMLNIGSERFIEAAETGNTVMVNTFMKRFGEGFNQLAEQDFIIHNKQIHFGSVI comes from the coding sequence ATGGAAATAACGGATAAAATATTGATAGTCACAGTACCTGTTGCAGATCTCAGGGGTAAGCCTGTCGATGCAAAGCCTGCATATATTCATGATGATCTGCAGGAAACACAGGTTCTTTATAATGAAACGCTGTGGTATCTGGACGAGATTGACGACTGGTATTATGTAGAAGCGATGGAACAACAGAAAAATACATACCGGGGCTATCCCGGATGGATCAGAAAAGCCGGCGTTGCCATGATTAATGCACTGGCAACATATAATGCGGTTGTAAAAAATAAAACTGCCCGTATTTTAAAAAGCCAGTCAGAGAATGCAGGTATCTTGATGACGGTCTCAATCGGGACAAAATTCACGGTTAATGAAACAGCAAATAAAGAATATTATGCCGTAATACTTGCCGATAATAAAAGGGGGTATATAAGCAAAGACGATGTAAACGGTACTGAAGCTAACTTGAATGAGCGTATGTTAAGAAAGGCGATTGTCAGTACAGGCAGGCTTTTTCTTGGTACTCCTTATCTTTGGGGCGGCAGGAGCATGTTTATGACTCAATTGCCGGGAGGAAGGCAAAAGGTTGATAATTCAATATTCAACATCCAACGCTCAACGCCCAATGCCATCAATACCGGCGTAGATTGTTCCGGTCTTACAAACCTTGTTTATCGCGTAAACAATATTGACATTCCCCGTGATGCGCAGGAACAATGGATGGCAACGAAAAAGGTTTCCTGTAATCGCCTTAAGCCCGGTGATCTGATTTTTGTATCAGCGGAAGACAGACCGGATTTTATTAACCATGTGATGCTTAATATAGGCTCAGAAAGATTCATTGAAGCAGCAGAGACAGGCAATACGGTAATGGTAAACACCTTTATGAAAAGGTTTGGTGAAGGTTTTAATCAACTTGCAGAACAAGATTTTATTATCCATAACAAGCAGATACATTTCGGCAGTGTTATATAA
- a CDS encoding TRAP transporter small permease translates to MKYLEKIERYLNKIMLILGGIAVILLMSIATINVILRMFHIPFRGAYELVSFLGAIVIAFALGYTQKRKDNILVDILTEKFPKKVNRVLDGVNYFITMIFFTVVSWQISVWGMKIWESHEVSETLKMIYHPFIFSVSLGFAVLSLTLVVDFFKTLLNPKER, encoded by the coding sequence ATGAAATATCTTGAAAAGATAGAACGCTACCTTAACAAGATCATGCTGATTTTAGGTGGTATTGCGGTAATTTTACTCATGTCTATCGCCACGATTAATGTAATTTTGAGAATGTTCCATATCCCCTTCAGGGGCGCATATGAACTCGTATCGTTTTTAGGAGCCATTGTAATAGCCTTTGCCCTTGGTTATACCCAGAAGAGAAAGGACAATATCCTTGTGGATATACTGACAGAGAAGTTCCCGAAAAAAGTAAACAGAGTGCTTGACGGTGTGAACTATTTTATTACTATGATATTCTTTACTGTCGTTTCCTGGCAGATATCGGTATGGGGCATGAAGATATGGGAATCTCATGAGGTCTCAGAAACTCTGAAAATGATTTACCATCCTTTTATTTTTTCTGTATCGTTGGGGTTTGCAGTCTTATCCCTTACCCTTGTTGTTGATTTTTTCAAGACCCTACTAAATCCAAAGGAGCGATAA